A single genomic interval of Pan paniscus chromosome 18, NHGRI_mPanPan1-v2.0_pri, whole genome shotgun sequence harbors:
- the LOC106633921 gene encoding large ribosomal subunit protein uL13-like: MAEVQVLVLDGRGHLLGRLAAMVAKQVLLGRKVVVVRCEGINISGNFYRNKLKYLAFLRKRINTNPSRGPYHFRAPSRIFWRTVRGMLPHKTKRGQAALDRLKVFDGIPPPYDKKKRMVVPAALKVVRLKPTRKFAYLGRLAHEVGWKYQAVTATLEEKRKEKAKIHYRKKKQLTRLRKQAEKNVEKKIDKYTEVLKTHGLLV; the protein is encoded by the coding sequence ATGGCGGAGGTGCAGGTCCTGGTGCTTGATGGTCGAGGCCATCTCCTGGGCCGCCTGGCGGCCATGGTGGCTAAACAGGTACTGCTGGGCCGGAAGGTGGTGGTCGTACGCTGTGAAGGCATCAACATTTCTGGCAATTTCTACAGAAACAAGTTGAAGTACCTGGCTTTCCTCCGCAAGCGGATCAACACCAACCCTTCCCGAGGCCCCTACCACTTCCGGGCCCCCAGCCGCATCTTCTGGCGGACCGTGCGAGGTATGCTGCCCCACAAAACCAAGCGAGGCCAGGCCGCTCTGGACCGTCTCAAGGTGTTTGACGGCATCCCACCGCCCTACGACAAGAAAAAGCGGATGGTGGTTCCTGCTGCCCTCAAGGTCGTGCGTCTGAAGCCTACAAGAAAGTTTGCCTATCTGGGGCGCCTGGCTCACGAGGTTGGCTGGAAGTACCAGGCAGTGACAGCCAccctggaggagaagaggaaagagaaagccaAGATCCACTACCGGAAGAAGAAACAGCTCACGAGGCTACGGAAACAGGCCGAGAAGAACGTGGagaagaaaattgacaaatacaCAGAGGTCCTCAAGACCCACGGACTCCTGGTCTGA